One Nitrospira sp. MA-1 genomic window, TTGGCTTTGGCTGATTTTCGTATAAGCAAACATGAGCTGAGTGCATTTTTTCGCAGACCTGATCATAAACACTATCGCAAATGCCAGGACCAAATTTTGCGGAATTTCTTGAATGGCCTTCAACTGCAGTATCGTCACAAGATGGAACCCGACGAAATTTTTCAATAGCCACCCCTTGAAGTCACGGGGAAAATCTTTGGGTGACTCATCCTCCGCCTCTCGCACTGGCCGGCATGGCCACCATGTACTTCGGGACGTTGATTCCTTTTCTCCAACAACACGGGTGGCGGCAAATCGATATTCGAGGCGAGGAGGTGGCTCGCTGTACTCCGCCTCGGAACAAGAAAGTTATTAGTGGCATTCCGGGACGAGAGTGCAATGCGGTTATTTGAAGCGGCCCACTGCGATGTCTCTAAGGATTAATTCTCTTGATCATTAATTTGGGAACAATTATGCGCCGGGTTTCGGCCCGGCAGCCGAGGTCCTTTTGTTTCGGCAAAAGGACCCAAAACCATTGACGCCCCGTCTGGCCTCATTGAAGAGGAGGGACGCCAACTCCGAAGAGCGGCCCAACTCGCTCCGCTCAAACAAGGTCCGCGAGATGCTCAGAGCGTCCCTCCTGTAGGCCAGCCGGCAGGCGTCGAAACACCGAAGTCATTGGTGGCATTCTGGAACGGGAATGCAATGCGTTGTTTGAGGATGCACAGCGGAATGACTTGAAGGCTAAAGTCACTCGACCATTCATTCGGAAGATTCAAGCACGTTTTTTTAATAGGTGAGCCGCACTGCGTTCCTTAAATACGGGGTTTCGCCCCCGTACGACGAGCCACTTTTGTTTCGGCAAAAGTGGCCAAAACCATTGACGCCCCGTCTGGTCTCATTAAAGAGGAGGGACGCCAACTTTGAAGAGCGGCCCAACTCGCAAGGCTCAAACAAGGTCCGCGGAATACTAAGAGCGTCCCTCCTTTGGGGCAGCCGGCAGGCGTTGGACTACGGAAGAATAACCGTTCGCGCCACAGAGTCAGGCCTGGCATTCCCACATCACTCACACTTTGCCCCTAACCTCCCTCCCCCACCTCTATTGACCGACATTGTGTGGCACCGCGAGGGAATTCTGCTTTTCTGTTTTCTTTGGTCTCGGTTGGGTGAAGGATTAAAGATGAATGCCCGATGACGACCTGTGAGGATGACGGAGGGGCGTCGCGTGTCGATGTGCAGGCATGGCTGGTCTCAGATCCTTCGCTGCTGCTCAGGATGACAATTTAAGATGAATGACGGAGGGTTTGATACCTGCCCGCTACCCCCTACGAGTGTGAATAATAAAGGAAAGACGGATTCCTGATTTCTTTCGTGTTGTAACCCTCAAAATGCTATTTCCCCGCGCCCTTCGAAAAAGCACTTCGCCCTAGGAGCTGACTCAGTGAGTCGTGGCTACGGAATCGGTTTGAGTCTTTTGTTGCTGCTGCTGTTGGTGGTAGAGGGCTTCAAAATTCACCGGGTTGAGCATGACGGTCGGGAACCCTCCCCGTGTCACCGCATCAGACACCGTCTCGCGAACATAGGGAAAGAGAATATTCGCACATCCGATGCCTAACACCGGGCCCAGTTCCGTTTCCGGGACATGGCGAATCCGGAAAATCCCGGCTTGTTCCGCTTCCACGATAAACATGACCTTATCCTTCACCTTGGCCGTGACCGTGACCGTCAAGGATGCATCATACAAGCCCTCTTCCCCACGGGTATGTTGCGTCTTCAACTCGATATGTATTTGTGGGGCGTCACGCTCCAGAAAAATGCCGGGTGCATGGGGAACTTCTAAGGACAAATCCTTGACATAGATTTTCTCTATGGTAAACACGGGCTTCGTTTCTTCAGTCATGTGCCATCCTATTCGTGAGTGAGTACATACGGTCATCAAGCCACAGCAGGGCCTGAGCAACATGATTCTCCGGGATTCTAAAAAACCGAGACCAATATTGTCATCGATTCCTCATGAGACGCAACCTGGCTTCCATTTTTTTTTCATGAAGAGGCGGGTTTGGGAAGGCTTTCATTTTCAAGATACTCCCAGGCCCCTTCACCCGTTCCTGCGTCTTGAGCATGACTCACTTTTCTCTGTGGATCCTTGTGGCACTTGGCATTTAAAGGCCGGGGTTTCGCCCTCGTGCGACGAGCCACTTTTGTTTCGGCAAAAGTGGCCAAAACCATTGACGCCCCGCCTGGCCTCATCGAAGAGGAGGGCCGCTAACCCTGCGAAGAGCGGACCAACTCGCCAGGCTCACACAGGGTCCGCTGGCTGAGAAGAGCGCCCCTCCTTTGGGCCAGCCGGAAGGCGTCAGGTCCAAGGGCTGCATGGTGATTCGCACTTCAGCCGGGTACTTTGCAGATAAGAAAAT contains:
- the secB gene encoding protein-export chaperone SecB; its protein translation is MTEETKPVFTIEKIYVKDLSLEVPHAPGIFLERDAPQIHIELKTQHTRGEEGLYDASLTVTVTAKVKDKVMFIVEAEQAGIFRIRHVPETELGPVLGIGCANILFPYVRETVSDAVTRGGFPTVMLNPVNFEALYHQQQQQQKTQTDSVATTH